Part of the Prunus dulcis chromosome 8, ALMONDv2, whole genome shotgun sequence genome is shown below.
GGCACTCTCTATATTGTTATAAGTGTGGGACAAAACGAGTTGGGGACACATCATAATCTGTTGTGCTGTCGAAAGTCTATAGCCTACACGAAGTATGAGCTGACTCCcatttttcacaattttccattccatgcaaaaaaaaaaagtatatgaGTAACTATACATAGTCTTGGTTTATTTTGTaatcttttatcttttaagaagatgaaaagagaTAAACAAAATGTAagtttggagaagaagagtgaTTGAACGGAGAAGAGGTGCTTtggttttgagagaaaaaagagtttGGTTCTTTGATGCTAAAGGGAAAATCTACATGCATGATTTATAAATGATAAGGCatgattaaagaaaaagtcaaGTATAACTTAAAGACAGTCCttatctcttggactacagggtccaagagatttgtggtcactcaccgttggatgtaaattcaacggtttactcgctcttgcactccttttaagatacttttttgaaccattggattaatatccaacggtgggtgaccacaatctcttggacgtCCAAGAGATTGGGACAATACATAATAATTAAATCTATAATTTCATAACAAGATTAAATCCATGATTTCACAACGAGAGTTTGATTTCGGAAATAATGTGGTAGAAAGAGCCTATTCTATGAGTATATATGTTAGatataaccaaaaaagaaagatttagATTGATATCATTCACCCATTGTTTGGGATAATGATTTAAATATACTTTTTTAGCTACCTATCCAAAGTTGTTGCTTGGCCATGATCAGGGAGAGGTTTTGGCTTCAAGTAGAGAAAACAATTGGGTGGTCCActaaaagaattaaaacaCAGACATTCAAAAAGCTTCTTTGGTACGTTGGCTgtacacaaaacaaaagtcatTTATTGCTCCAAATAGGGCCATAAAAAAGCAATTTGAGTGGGATTGTGGGACGCTGAAAAGAAAGGACGAGAGAAGATAAAGAACCCTAATTCGTTTTCTTTGACTCAATTTAAAATCAAGGTGGTGGTGGCATTCGTATGGAATGCACACTCCCTTCCATTTTCTTATATTATCCAATCCCCACTCTTTCTTTATCGACACTCAGTGCTTTCTTCTTCAGCAATCCATTGCTCAACTTTTTTTTAGTAGGTTCTTCAGCAATCATACTTAGTTGGTGTTCTGTGGCATACATATGATAGGAATTTATTAATCAAATGGTGGTGCAAAAGAATATTACAAAGCAGCTAATGAATATACTGCTGACATGGGAAGAGGGTTTACACAAATATCATTGGATGTCTATGGTTCGAACCTCTACCCACATGGGTGGAAGTGGAAGAACTCAACCAACTGAGTTATACCCCACTGCCATTATCACATACTAACGCGTGTACTAACACATCTTTCTTGAGCAGATTTGGTGACTCTTGATTTATTGGACTCgatgaaattttgttgaacTTCCACTACGATAATCGAGGATTTCGATTAATTTGGCAAAGCCTTATAATGAACTCTTTTACTAATGGACACTCATGATTATCATATAAGTCATATGAAACTGACAATTTGATAGTATAACATTCAATCTGTTTACTCTTTTATGAACAGATTGgagcttctttctttttggttggcACAAATTTGGGTTAACTGCAGCACATGTTTATATGAGCTAACATTTATAAATCCCACTGATTTGATGTCTATGGGATCAGGAAGTAGTTTAGAATCCACAGAAAATTGGGTCAATTACATTTTATATGTAGTATGCTTCTGGCAAACCAGTGTCATGGAAACCACGTCCACTTGATTCTTTCAGAGAAGCAAAGCTAATAtaccaaaatataaactaCATAATAAGAAGACCATAACCGAAAGAGTTAGAAAAAGACATAAAGGGAAGGGAAAGCCTTGAATTATTGCATCCGTTTTGATAACCATGTACGAAAGATTGCATAAGGGTTTGTCTTTCCAGTTTTTGTCTGGTTCCATAGTCACGCTTTGCTCATGAACtcggtttattttttattttttatttttactggTGTAACTGCTTAAAAGTATGtctttaatttccttttacGTTTCTTCTTGCTTATCAGTTTTATTCCTCTGATCACATTTGTCTGTTTGTTCGAATTTCCGATCTTgaatttcttctttattttgatacaagtgatagtttaaattaatctaCAAAGAGGGAGATTTGAACATGAGTGCAAGAAGACGGACTCAATCAACTGACCTAACCCACATTTgcatctttaattttcttcttaatttcaaATATTAGAAGCTTATGGAACAATTGGCTCAAAGCGAAAGCTGGTCGAGATCCACCAGCAATCTCAGCTCAACTTTATTCGGCCCTCAATAATTTTATCAGCTATATATTAAATCTATCTATATTACAATAtcgttcttttttctttttctttttctttttctttttaggtgctacttttttttctttttttttttctttttatcctCTGAAGATATTGAGCATTCATACATTTAAGGTCAACACCTGGTAGGATTTGCATCACTAAAACTTTGAGCATTGTCGTGGATCACTTGTATAAGAGAACAAGGTATTAAGGGTATCTGCTTTTAAAATATCTTTCTAAAAGTTTTATTCCCATATGTAAATCAAAAacttaaattaatataatgaTTTCTGCTTtcactctttttattttagaattagtTTTCCCTTCTATTTATTTCACCTTTTTCAGATGATATCTCAGTTAAATTCATGCTTATAGGGTTTCACTTCCGTACTGAATTAGTGGACATATCATATGAATTCCACTTTCTACCAAACTACGACGCAAGTCTCAGCCATTTGACCACCAAGGCATTTAGTCAAATTaactaattatttttcaaatgaagcaaaaaataaacacacttgttctttgctttttttcCCATTAGTGGCTATCCCCCACCTTTGCCTCCCCCATAATTGAACCTTTTCCACCATAAATACCTTAGTTGAGTGCGTGTGTCCTCCACACTTCtcaaacctctctctccctcatttcAGAAGAACACATCCATAATCCTTAATCCTTCCCCATTATCCACTTTTCTCATTCATTTTCCCATGGCGCCAAACAGCCAAACATCCCTTAACGAAGGCAAGTGTGCCATCCCAATCACCACAAACGACCTAGAACACCAACAAACCCTAGATCAAAACGAGTTCGACTACTCAAAACGCTCCCAGTGGCTTCGCGCTGCTGTCCTAGGCGCCAATGATGGCTTAATCTCAACGGCGTCGTTGATGATGGGCGTGGGAGCTGTCAAGGAAGACATCAAGGCCATGATCCTAACTGGGTTCGCCGGACTAGTAGCCGGGGCATGCAGCATGGCCATTGGAGAGTTTGTCTCTGTGTACTCCCAGTTGGACATAGAGGTGGCTCAAATGAAAAGGGACGATCAGAACAAGCAAAAGACTCTGGCACAAGTGGCGGAAGATGGTGATAGCGAGGGAGACAATGAAAAGGAGAGCCTGCCCAACCCGTTGCAAGCTGCGGCTGCTTCAGCTCTTGCGTTTTCAGTAGGGGCAATGGTCCCATTGCTAGCAGCTTCGTTCATAAGGGAGTATAAGGTGAGGTTAGGAGTTGTGGCTGCAGCTGTGAGCTTGGCTTTGGTGGTGTTTGGGTGGTTGGGGGCTAAATTAGGGAAGGCACCAATTATGAGATCAATGATGAGGGTTTTGGTTGGAGGTTGGATGGCCATGGCTATAACCTTTGGGTTAACCAAGTTGATTGGCTCTAGTGGGCTGTGAAACACCTTGATCTCACATCCATTGTAACTGTGTTATTAGatgtttcatcttttttatgttccctttttttctgcttttggtttttgtgTAATGAAAGATGACAAGATGTGTATAGGGAGTGAGTTTTGCTAATTTTCTTGGTGTAAGTTGAGCCTTAAAAGAAAGGAAACGCATAGTATTATTGGGGAATAAAAGTACTAAAGATCACGCACATAACTGATCATATCTTTTATTTTGAGGAATGTAAGTGGGATCTCCCCGGGGCCTCTTTAATTTAATCAACAAAGAACTTATTCTAACACACactatcaaatcaaatcaaggtTTGCAACCTGAAACCACTAGTCTACAAATCAAGACGCTTATTCACGGGATGAGATTCGCTGTCTCCATTTTCCATGTCCCGTCGTATCCcttgtataattttttgacATGTGTCCAACAACTTAACCCTAATATAACATTGTTAACttgaataaattagaaaaataaaaactaaacattaaaagaacaaatataaCCAAACTGCCACCAGTGTCCAACCCGCCACAATCCCTTGTCCTCATCACCGCAGACCAGCCCTCTCCCCTGagtctctctcaatctccTATCTATGGCAACCTCACAGGTCTCACATCTTGGAAGGCTGGGGGAAAATGTTTGGATATTGCAATCCTTATGAAAGCAATTTGTGGGTTGATATTCCCCATTGGAACCTTCACAAAGCCATCACtctttgaagaaaaatggtaCCTGGCTTCCCTCCTTCACGTGGCATGAATTCCTGTTTAAgagtttagaaattttttatttctcataCATAATCATAtaatcaataattaattaggataGAGGAAAATTAGAAACCCTAAAACCTGCGTTTTCCGGTTTAATAGTTTAGAAAGTTTTTATCTTtcatacataattatataatcaataattaattaggataGAGGAAAATTAGAAACCCTAAAATTGCCCTTTTCTTGAGATCAACGGTGAAAATTATGTCATCAAATCCAATTCTCCAATTCCACTCAAAATATCAAAGGAAAAGGTGGTGAATTTGTCAGACTTTAGAGAAGGTGGAAGGGTTAGGTGCAAAGTTGATATGATAGACAAGTCCGATCTTTGTGATTTCTTTAACGGCATCAGTGTTCAAGTGCTCTATCATCAACTCCAACCAGCTTGACATAGGGGAGGAGGAGGGGATGAGGTTGGCCGGCGATGAGGAGGAGAGGCAAATGTTGTCGGTCATATGGATGTTATATTGGGGTTAAGTATAGGCACGTGTCAAAAAATTATGCAAGGGACACGAATGGGCATGGAAAAAGGGGACAGCAGATTACGTCCCCTTTGCCACAGAGCTAAATTTCGTTGGCCtctttgtagtttagactatcattttgcattaaaaaaacatttgaaagaaaaacagcACTAAAAAAATGTCATATATTTAATATGTTGGAGGTTGTTATTAGGAGTTccaattttagaaaaagaaattacattAAACTCAAGTAATATATTTAACATGTTGTGGAGGTTGTGAGTTCAAAATTTATGGATATATacaaattgtaaaataaataaaaatgtatgTAGCCTTATTTTGAAGGAAGTGCAAGTTTGCCCACTAAGCTCccctttaaaaaatttgaccaATAAAGTTACCcaactttttaattttgtcataCTCAATGCAGTGGCGgactcagaaatttttttgcgGAGgtgcaaaattgattaaatatgaaaaatggtttttcggaataatcattttctcaagataatttttggcggcttttattccttacacatcaaataagaaaacttgattttatgggattttagtatgaagtatatattgacttaatgagccatcatttttagcctattttgcactaaaaccgatttttcatattttgatttggtaggaatttgattttctaatatttttatttgaatacaAATgaggggtacttccttatttacattgtaaacttaagtaaatagagtaatataaacataaattaaagtaaaagaacaaagacgtttacttaaatgttgaaaatggaaataaggtaatctgtacACCAGTTGAGCAAATGTGCAATTAGAAGCACCTACAATGGTTTTTCCGACGAGGGGaagtgcagctgcacctccttaCGCCTTAATGGATCTACCTCTAATCAATGTCCCTAAGATGAAGGGTGAACGTtcgtttttttatttggaattttaacTTGGAACGTATATTGGTAAGTACAATTAAACTAAGACCTTATTcgtatttttaattatttcatattgtttttgttagaaaatttTATGGGATATGCCTCTGACTCAAATCGGAGACACGTCTGTAAACTTTGTAACTTACCAGTACACAAACTACAAGGACACATCTATGAACTTTGTAAATTTCTCTTCGTCTTCTTCCATATCCACTTGTCTCAATCAATGGGACAAATAATCATCACGTTATCCGGCACGTAGTGTCGCCAACAACACAAAAGTTTTGATAATgacgatatatatatatatatatatatatatgacgtAGTGGATAAGGAAAAGGCAATGACTCGACTATAACCGAAAAAGCACCAATTGCATTATTGCAGTATGGGAAAGCCTCGAGTCTTTTGCTTTGATGGATTATGTAGGAAATTTGGGAACGATTAGGAAAAACATGCCACCTCCATATATATAGGATGGTAATTGTTATATGGGTAACTCGAGTCCTTTTTTCTCGTCACTTGACACTACAATATCATTAAtatgattcaattttttacGAGTGATGTTatactaattttaaaattaactgagtacactcATAAACGGATTCATTTTGGAACAAAAGTGGTCAATTGACCCTCATAACGCCGGAATTCGACACTTGAGCGAAATTAGTTGAACCTTGCAACGGGCGCAGCAGCTATGGTTGCCATGCGATATAAGCTCTGTTCGGCGCCGTCAATAGCTAATTCCTcgcgaagaagaagacccaaCCCTAActcaacttttgtttttcttaaacGACGTTGGATTGAGAtgtctgaattttttttaatgaaacgATGTGTTTCATGTAGTCTGGCTCATACAATAAAGACACCACAGTTTGGTTTGTGAAATCCCCTATTTGACCAAAACTCTGCCTTCTGATTAAATTCCATATAATCCTaccatcttcttttcattCATCCAATAGAATCACTGCACTTGCCTCTATTTTAATGTTTGGAACCTTGTCACTTCTGAGGTGAGTTATTTCTAaccacaaaatatatatatttttatttttatatattgtaattttttttttaaagtcctTTTGAgttgttttatattttcttaattaaaataatttgtcAAAAAAGCTTACGTCTTAATGTCTCGAGGCTTAGGTTTTGCCGCACGGAACCAAATGAGATATCAATGATAGTGTTCGCTTGGTTGTTTATATtgagaaatataattttgcTTGTATTGATAATCAAATCATAATACtatataatatgaaaaattgtcATGGATTATTGTAGTTtgtatgaattatgaatgctaATActagatttattttttttaagggtctttttttttctgaaaaaaataTGTGAGCTTTTACACGTGAttgtaaaattatttttcatattatgaATTTTACCTAATTTATATAAGGCCAATGCCTAAAAAATAGGATGTAATTTTACAATCACGAAACgaaaaaaacctcaaaattacaaaactattATTAAATGCTgtcaaattttattatttcatttaaaCTCAATCACAATAACTGCAACTGCACCATCCAACTCAATAAACGACAGTTGTCCTAAACCAACGCCAAAATTACACAGATTGTACAAATATAGGGCTTTACAAACACACATGAGTTTTACTTGCTGTATGGGTggaaatatgaaaagaaaacataaactaGCTCATTTTCTTTTCGATAGAAAATATATCGTTCACTACATTCAAAAATCACTTCGTAAAAATTCTCCCTTCCCTTCCAATCCCAATCCTGGCACTGGGGCAAATATTTTCCATCATGGCTAACTAGTTCCAACTTCTAACCAAGCAAACCATCTAAATTGACTGGTATATATGAACCagacaagaaacaaaagagtTTTAACTTGGAAAATTAGTTTAGTTAACATAAAGATGGGTACTCAACACAAGTTCAATCAAGGAACTATCCCAAAATAACACACTCCTCTCCAGAGCATCAATGAGTTACCAAAGTGCAGGCTCATTATTTCATCCTCAAACTAGAAGCcattagtatatatattatacattatGTGGGAAGAGAGATAAACCAACCTTTGATTTTAAAGATCCTCTGTAGATAACTAATTTTGAAGTCAATGTCAATTGACTTAACCTATAATGGTCTATGTTTTGTCAAGGTTTCTGATACCTGAAATAGGAGACAATTATCTATAGAAACATTTCGAGCTAGGAGAGTCGTGAGAAGGCACAcctaaatttatatatttggcCTTCTATATACTGCAAGATGCTAAGCGATAGGAATACAAAGTAAATAAATCATCATAGATAAAGGGAAAATTACAGTGGTTGTGCGTGTGGCAGGAGGTGAAAATGCCTTCTCACTTGCATCCTTAATTTCTGGTATTAATTCTCGTTGAAGGTGCAGCAGTTCCAAATTTCATTGTCTACAAATGCATATTAATTTCACAGTGATTTTTTTATCAAAGGCAACAAAGCAGGATCTACTTCATCCTTCGACAGTAAATTAACTATCAACTCCATTGTTGATGCATCTGCAGAAAAACCCTTCTCTACCATTGTTCGAATAAGTACCATCGCCCTTGATGTCTGTTTATTATGGATGAACCCTCGGATAATTGTGTTATAGGTGCAACCATCAGGAAAACAGCCTTTCTCTTCCATTTGGATAAGAAACTTTTCTGCTTCACTTGTTAGGCCCGCGATACAGAGTCCATTAATCATTATAGTGTATGTCTTCACATCAGGTCGAAGTCCTTTTGATGATAAACCACAAAAGAGATCCCTTGCAGATTCAATTTTTCCAGCTATGCACAAACCTTCAATAAGAATATTGTAAATCACAATATCAATATCCAACTTCTTCGCTTCCATCTCTCCAAACAATTGCATTGCCCTAGAAAGTTGTCGGTTTGTACACAGGCCATCCAGTAAAATAGAATAAGTTCGAACATTTGGAAGTTGGCCACAAGCTTGCATCTCAGAGAACAACTTTTGTGTATCCTGTATTCTACCTGCTTTGCCAAAACCATCCAGAAGAGTGTTATAGGTAACGGTATTTGCAACTAGTCCCTTATGAGACATATCCAGAAAAAGCATCATGGCctcatctatttttttaagCTTACAATATCCATTTATCAACGTGTTGTAACAAACAACATTAACCATCAAGCCCTTGCTAAGCATTAGTTCAAAAACATTTTGTGCCTTGCCTATTTCTCCTCGCAAACAGTAACCATCCATGAGTGAATTGTACGTAACTGTATCAGGATCAATATCTCTTTGAATCATCATCTCAACCACGCCTTCTGCTTCCACGACCATTCCCTCCTTACAAAGTGTGTCTACCAAGACATTGAACGTGAACACATCTGGAAAGATATTTTTACTCACCATTTCATTCAACAACCTTGTAGCTTCTTTCCACTCGCCTAATTTGCAAACTCCATTAATCAAGGATGTATAGGTAATGACATTTGGGGAAATACCCTTGCACATCATTTCTGAGAAGAGGTTTAATGCATCATCAACTAGTGTATCCTTACAAAGACTGTCGATGATTGTGTTATAGACTACTAGGTCAGGCTTGCAAACCCCTGCCTCCATCTTCCTAAGCAATTGAATAGCTGCACGGTTGTCACCCCTCATGCAAAAGCCCTTGACTAGTGTGCCATAAGTAACCACATCAGGCTGACAATTACCTCCCCTCATCATCTTGTCGAAAAGGGTTGCCGCCTCCGCCACTCTATTCTCAAGAAGAAAGCCGTTGATTAGAGTGTTGAAGGTAAAGACATTTGGTTCAAGACCAAGTTTGAAGAATTTTCCCAATACAGATAAACTAAACCCCATTTGGTTTAGATGACAATAACAATTTATGAGAATGGTTAGGGTATAAACATCATGTCCAATTCTCGACATACCCATTTGGTTATACAACGAGATGACGGCCGAGtaatgtttcaattttgcaACTTGACCCAATATTTGATTGAAACGAACAACTGAAGGCCGAGGATGCATTTGGAGCATTCTATCAAACATATTGAAAGCATCCTCAACATTTGTGATTTTGGGTGAGTCTCTCACTGGCTGGTCTAGTTTGGTTCTTGTAGAATTGATTGGTTTCGAAGGTTGAGAGTGAAAGAAAGCAAAGTAATTGTTGTCGAAAACAACAAGAAGGGAGTTAGAGTGAAGACAAGGCATACCTCCTCTCCATCTCCGACTGCTGCAATAAAAAGAAGCAGCAGCTATATTCcgcatcatcatcttcagcatCTCAGTGAGTCAGTGAGTCTCAGCCAACCTTCAACATTTGGGAAGCGAGACCAAATCTCGAAAGGGAGCGGCGGAGCTCTCAAGTGCGTGGATGATGATCCAGTCGACAAAAACTTTGTTTCGATGAGTTTCGAATTAGATTTCCTTTCTAGCATTTAGGCAACTACTTCGAGAACAATGCTATGTCGGGAAAGGGTtgggcttttcttttttcatcattttttcaaaaaatttatttcagtGGGTTAATTGTTACCAATGAATTAAATATAGAGGGTTAATTATCTCGAGTCGTcgtcaatatttttaatttttatcctTAAGGCGCCATATGTGGAGTTTTTTTATAAGCACGACATGTATGTTAATCGATTCCTTTTTCCAGTCCAAAATGTATAAATCAAATACTTTCT
Proteins encoded:
- the LOC117637941 gene encoding vacuolar iron transporter homolog 4-like, which encodes MAPNSQTSLNEGKCAIPITTNDLEHQQTLDQNEFDYSKRSQWLRAAVLGANDGLISTASLMMGVGAVKEDIKAMILTGFAGLVAGACSMAIGEFVSVYSQLDIEVAQMKRDDQNKQKTLAQVAEDGDSEGDNEKESLPNPLQAAAASALAFSVGAMVPLLAASFIREYKVRLGVVAAAVSLALVVFGWLGAKLGKAPIMRSMMRVLVGGWMAMAITFGLTKLIGSSGL
- the LOC117637437 gene encoding pentatricopeptide repeat-containing protein At1g63330-like, giving the protein MLKMMMRNIAAASFYCSSRRWRGGMPCLHSNSLLVVFDNNYFAFFHSQPSKPINSTRTKLDQPVRDSPKITNVEDAFNMFDRMLQMHPRPSVVRFNQILGQVAKLKHYSAVISLYNQMGMSRIGHDVYTLTILINCYCHLNQMGFSLSVLGKFFKLGLEPNVFTFNTLINGFLLENRVAEAATLFDKMMRGGNCQPDVVTYGTLVKGFCMRGDNRAAIQLLRKMEAGVCKPDLVVYNTIIDSLCKDTLVDDALNLFSEMMCKGISPNVITYTSLINGVCKLGEWKEATRLLNEMVSKNIFPDVFTFNVLVDTLCKEGMVVEAEGVVEMMIQRDIDPDTVTYNSLMDGYCLRGEIGKAQNVFELMLSKGLMVNVVCYNTLINGYCKLKKIDEAMMLFLDMSHKGLVANTVTYNTLLDGFGKAGRIQDTQKLFSEMQACGQLPNVRTYSILLDGLCTNRQLSRAMQLFGEMEAKKLDIDIVIYNILIEGLCIAGKIESARDLFCGLSSKGLRPDVKTYTIMINGLCIAGLTSEAEKFLIQMEEKGCFPDGCTYNTIIRGFIHNKQTSRAMVLIRTMVEKGFSADASTMELIVNLLSKDEVDPALLPLIKKSL